The following is a genomic window from Vicinamibacterales bacterium.
CTATCATTAGATGGTAAGCGATACTAGACCCGACAACGCCACCACCGATGATGATGACGTCCGCGCCCATCATCGAAGTCAAGTCAGGCTACTAGGACCGTCGACGGGCGTGTTTCACTGCCCGGGACGTTGTTGTTAGCTCTTCAATACGAGCCATGGGTTTCTTGTCAACCGCGCTGGTTACCGGTGGGACCACGTGCTTCGGCGCAGTTTCTATGTAAGCCTTCAGCGACTGGAGAGATGTAACCCAACCCGATTCAATAACACTGTAGTAACGCTCCCAACGCTCACCCATACCACGGCCACTCTGACGGACCTGCACACGTGTACCGGGGCCTTCAACTCGGCAGGTAACTTGAAGCGCCATCGGTCCAAGAGGTGGGCCCTCTGGGGGCAGCCAGAAAGCATTAGCAACGAAGAATTCCCTATTGGCTCGATACTCCATCACGGTGCCGTGAAAGGCGCCGCCCAGCGGACCCAGTATTGGGTCCCGAAACGCCGCAGGTTTCCATTCCACCGCATAAACGCCGAGCGGTTGTGGAACAGCCACGGATCGAGTTGTGAGCCACCAGGCTGATAGGTCGATCGGATCGAAGAAAGCCGCTAGAACGCGGTCAGGCGCAGCTGTAATCAGCTCTTTGTGCTCTGTCACGAAGTCGTTGAGATCCTGGACCGGCCGTTGACGTGTCATTCTCTGTTTCCTACGAGTGCCCGGACGTTACATTATGTCAGTTGCTGCTTCGCGCGTCGTCAACCATCTGCTGCACTTCATCCATCAGGGTTGGAACGTGGTAGGGCACGCCGTCCTTGATCGTCCATTCGATTCCACCGCCGTGAACGCTTCGGCCATCGACATTCACACTCGTGCCATAAGGATTGAGAAGACGAAGATTTTCCAGCGGATTCCCGTTCACGACGAGTAGGTCAGCAAGGTAACCAACCCTAACACGTCCGAGTTTATCCGAGAGTCCAAGCATCCGCGCACCGTTGGCAGTTGCATGTTTCAGAACCTCCAGCGGGTGGAAGCCCGCTTCCTCGTGTAGTTCCAACTCACGGATCAGTCCGAAGCCATACAGCGAATAAATGTAGCCAGCGTCGTCTCCTGTAGTGATGAGGCCGCCACGCCGCCCGAAGTGATTGAGCGTGTCCATCCAAATCCGGTAGTTACGGCGCCAAGCAGCTTCGTTGGACGAAGTCCAACCCGCGAAGTAGGACCCGTGGTGATCGGGAGCTGGCCTCCAAAACTCTTCCATGGATGGATGTAAATAGTCGCGATACCAGGGTAGATTTTGAGCTCGCACAACGTCACGGCTTGCCTCGTAGATCGACAGTGTTGGACTCCAGCCGACATTGTGCTCGATCATCGATTCGACAACCTTACGTAATCCTTCTGGGTCAGCCTGCGAAAAAAGTTCACCAGCGTAGGCGAACCTGTGCGTTTCATCGCTATAGTTCATGTCAGCTGGGAAATCTTGGATACCATCGATTGCGACCTCTCCAATTCCATAGAAGTGTTCGATTGAATCAACTCCCAGTTCTATGTAATCAGCAGCTGTTGTTTCTTCTACCCCGATATGTGCAGCGGTTCGAAGTCCCTGAATATGCGCCTCACCGAGGAGCGCCTCCAGCTGGTCTCTATCAAGTCCGCCAATTTTTAAACCATCGGCACCGTCTAATTTGGCCTGACGGACGCCTATGCGTATCTCCTCAGGTGTTCGATTGGTGCCCAGTTCGGGGCGAGCGTAAACAAAAATTCTAGGTGAAACGATTGCGTTCGCAGCGCTCTCGGCTTGCCAAATTTTCGATTTTCTGAAGTTCCCGCCTACTTCGCGGACAGTTGTGACACCTGCTGCTAGGTACAAATTGCGTTCATACTGAATCGACTGAGGGATCGAGGGTACGCGCCATTCGTGCCAGTGCATGTGGGTGTTAATGATTCCGGGCATAACGTATTTCCCGGTCGCGTCAATTACAGCGTCGGGTATACGTGCGCTACCAGTTGTCCAGGTCCCGACGCGTGTTATGAGTCCGTCTTCAACGACGATGTCTACCGGGCCGAACGGAGGGCGACCGTTGCCGTAAATCACCATGGCGTTGGTGATCATCAGTCGCTCGACAGCTTTGCCGTGGGCGGGTTCTTGTGCCGCATTCTGTGTGGTGGTCTTGACAACACTACTTCCGATTAGAATCGCGGCAATGAGTTGTGCCACCACTGTAAAGCGGCGAGCAAGATACTTGGAGGGCGAGTTCTGAATACTCGGCATTGCGCTAGAGTCGGTCGACGTACTCCCGCGGGGGAGTCGTCCTAAGCGAAAGGATCGGATCGTACTGTCTCACATGGCCTGAGTCAAAGGCTCATAAGGGCCTTGCAGGTGGCTGCACACTGTGACTCTGGAAAAGCAGAAAGGATGCCGCTCAACGGCCAGCACTGTTACCGAAAATCACTCAATACAGCAGATATCTTTCCCTGATCTCCAAAAAATCGTCCAAACCTTCCGCATGGGCATCTGCCACGGACCTGCTTGTATCGAGATATGTTCGAAGTCGGTCAGAACCCCAGAGTAGGTCGATTGGCATGCGTTCATACTCATATTCGTAAGGTGGCTCTTTCCACGCAAACTGATCAGGGGCCATTTTCCGGCAGGCATCAAGAATGGCCAACGTAGTTTTGACGGAACAATACCGCTGACGGTCGACAACGTGGATCTGGCAGCCTGCACAGGCAGTACCAGCATGTTTCTGAAATGTCGGCTCAAATCTCGTAGGGCGGAACCGTACACCAGGGAGTCCCAAGTCGTTTAGGTGAATTGCTAATTGCTCGCCATGTAACCAGGGGGCACCAAACAATTCGAATGGACGGGTGGTGCCACGTCCCTCTGACAGATTGGTTCCCTCAAGTAATACCATGCCCGGATACACGATGAGGCTCTCAAGTGTAGGGAGGTTCGGCGACGGCATTACCCATGGCAGCCCCGTATCGTCAAAATACATCGCACGATTCCAATCAGTCATTGGCACAATCTCGAGCTCGGCGCCAACACCAAATTCCGAATTGAAGAGCTCAGCCAGTTCTCCCATCGTCAGGCCGTGTCGGAGCGGAATCGGGAACTGACCCACAAATGAGGTCCATCCAGACTCAAGCATCGGACCCTCGACAGTGACACCATCGATAGGGTTCGGTCGATCTGTGACGATTGCTGGGATGCCGTGTTCACGGCACGCACGAAGACAGTTAGCCATTGTCGATGCATAGGTGTACACGCGCGTGCCGATGTCTGGAAGGTCAATGACCATCAGGTCAATCCCGTTGAGCATTTCGGTGGTTGGAGTCCGGGTCTCGCTATAAAGGGAATAGACTGGAACCAAGTGGTGCTCGTCGTGCTCGTGAGGCGTCTCGACCATATTGTCTTGACGGTCCGATGTGAAACCGTGTTGTGGACCAAAAAGAGCGGTTAGCCTTGCACCTGAGTTAACCACTACCTTGGCCGCGTGCTGGAAATGACGATCGAGGGAGGCCGGGTTGCTGACTAGTCCTACGCGCTGATTGGACAATCGGCCGGAAGCCCCGAGTGAATCCAAGCCGAGCGTGACAGGCACGCTTGCATTATACGACTTGGTGCAACCTACCCAAATGATGAGATGCAGCCCGACTCTATTGAGGTAAAGCCACTCTTAGTTTTTGAACATCAGCCCCTGTGGGGGGGGGGATTACTTACTTCTGATCGCGTGTTGAGAAGAGTACGCAAATTCTTAGTAAGAACTCGATTACGATTATTGAATCAATCAGTAACGTGGCAGGATTCTGGCACTAAGAGTCGTTAGGGCGAGAGCTTGGATAGTTCGTGGGATTTAATTGTGGAGTTTGAAGACAGTAACTAGACTGTGGAGGGTGGCTTCGTCTTAGCGAAGCTCCGAGCCTTGATCCAACCCCTTGTGCTCTAGGCCCTGAACCGGCTATGGACATGACTAGGACCTCAGAAAGTTGCCCGTTCGTTCTATTAGTCGCAACCTCCTTTTTCTGTGCCTGTGCCGGAAGTAATCAGCAGGACCCTCCCCTTGGTGGAGTCGTTGGTGGAGGGGACGCTGCCCTCGTTCTAGCGTTAGCTGCTTTAGGTGAAAACGAGGATGGTTCGCCAAAGCCTCTGCCAGCCCGCCTAGGAATTCTGACGCGTCAGGGAAATAAGTGGACCCATCGTGTCCTCGAGGATCCCGATAGCAACGTGTTTCATAAAGCTATGGTCTACCGAGACGGTTACGGGGCTGAGGGTATCCTAACTCTCGGCGGAATGAACGCTGCCGTGAAGCTCTGGAAGACTGATGGGACTAGTAACACGTTGTGGGAAGCTGATTTTGGCGGGGCATTCAGCCGGATGCGAGACGCCGAGGTGGGTGACATTTACGGCGATGGTTCAGCTGCCATCGCCGTGGCAACGCATGATCAGGGAGTTGTAGCGGTGGTAAGGCCTGACGGCTCAGGTGGCTTTTCCATAGATGAACTCGATCGTGA
Proteins encoded in this region:
- a CDS encoding SRPBCC domain-containing protein, which encodes MTRQRPVQDLNDFVTEHKELITAAPDRVLAAFFDPIDLSAWWLTTRSVAVPQPLGVYAVEWKPAAFRDPILGPLGGAFHGTVMEYRANREFFVANAFWLPPEGPPLGPMALQVTCRVEGPGTRVQVRQSGRGMGERWERYYSVIESGWVTSLQSLKAYIETAPKHVVPPVTSAVDKKPMARIEELTTTSRAVKHARRRS
- a CDS encoding amidohydrolase family protein, translating into MPSIQNSPSKYLARRFTVVAQLIAAILIGSSVVKTTTQNAAQEPAHGKAVERLMITNAMVIYGNGRPPFGPVDIVVEDGLITRVGTWTTGSARIPDAVIDATGKYVMPGIINTHMHWHEWRVPSIPQSIQYERNLYLAAGVTTVREVGGNFRKSKIWQAESAANAIVSPRIFVYARPELGTNRTPEEIRIGVRQAKLDGADGLKIGGLDRDQLEALLGEAHIQGLRTAAHIGVEETTAADYIELGVDSIEHFYGIGEVAIDGIQDFPADMNYSDETHRFAYAGELFSQADPEGLRKVVESMIEHNVGWSPTLSIYEASRDVVRAQNLPWYRDYLHPSMEEFWRPAPDHHGSYFAGWTSSNEAAWRRNYRIWMDTLNHFGRRGGLITTGDDAGYIYSLYGFGLIRELELHEEAGFHPLEVLKHATANGARMLGLSDKLGRVRVGYLADLLVVNGNPLENLRLLNPYGTSVNVDGRSVHGGGIEWTIKDGVPYHVPTLMDEVQQMVDDARSSN
- a CDS encoding DUF1343 domain-containing protein, with product MPVTLGLDSLGASGRLSNQRVGLVSNPASLDRHFQHAAKVVVNSGARLTALFGPQHGFTSDRQDNMVETPHEHDEHHLVPVYSLYSETRTPTTEMLNGIDLMVIDLPDIGTRVYTYASTMANCLRACREHGIPAIVTDRPNPIDGVTVEGPMLESGWTSFVGQFPIPLRHGLTMGELAELFNSEFGVGAELEIVPMTDWNRAMYFDDTGLPWVMPSPNLPTLESLIVYPGMVLLEGTNLSEGRGTTRPFELFGAPWLHGEQLAIHLNDLGLPGVRFRPTRFEPTFQKHAGTACAGCQIHVVDRQRYCSVKTTLAILDACRKMAPDQFAWKEPPYEYEYERMPIDLLWGSDRLRTYLDTSRSVADAHAEGLDDFLEIRERYLLY